A stretch of Mesorhizobium sp. M2A.F.Ca.ET.046.03.2.1 DNA encodes these proteins:
- a CDS encoding F0F1 ATP synthase subunit B has product MDATSLATLWATIALIIFLGAIIYLKVPGMLTKSLDGRAAKISGELEEARKLREEAQQLLAQYQQKRKEAEKEAADIVAAAKREAELLASEAAKKTEDYVARRTALAEQKISQAEREAVSEVRASAVDIAVEAARVLLAAKVDAKAGADLFKSALDDVKAKLN; this is encoded by the coding sequence ATGGACGCCACATCACTTGCCACGCTCTGGGCCACCATCGCCCTGATCATCTTCCTCGGCGCCATCATCTATCTGAAGGTGCCGGGCATGCTCACCAAGTCGCTGGACGGCCGCGCGGCCAAGATCAGCGGCGAGCTCGAGGAAGCCCGCAAGCTTCGTGAAGAGGCCCAGCAGCTGCTTGCCCAATACCAGCAGAAGCGCAAGGAAGCCGAGAAGGAGGCCGCCGACATCGTCGCCGCCGCCAAGCGCGAGGCTGAGCTGCTTGCTTCCGAGGCGGCCAAGAAGACCGAGGACTATGTCGCCCGGCGCACCGCGCTTGCCGAGCAGAAGATCAGCCAGGCCGAGCGCGAGGCCGTCAGCGAAGTGCGCGCCTCGGCCGTCGACATCGCCGTCGAGGCCGCCCGCGTGCTGCTCGCCGCCAAGGTTGACGCCAAGGCCGGTGCCGACCTGTTCAAGTCGGCGCTGGATGACGTCAAGGCCAAGCTGAACTGA
- a CDS encoding F0F1 ATP synthase subunit B: protein MFVTSAYAQETAPAAAEGDTHAGTAVPAAEHEAFPPFDAKTFPSQILWLVITFGLFYLFLKRVVMPRLGGIIDVRNDRITQDLDHAARLKGEADAAVAAYEQELAEAKANANKIGQQASDAAKADAEGTRKKLEAELEKKLGEAEASIASIKAKAMKEVGTIAEDTTSAIVEALVGGKADKSEIAAAVKSASR from the coding sequence ATGTTCGTGACATCTGCCTATGCGCAAGAAACAGCGCCGGCCGCGGCCGAGGGCGATACGCATGCGGGCACTGCAGTGCCTGCCGCGGAGCATGAAGCGTTCCCGCCGTTCGACGCCAAGACCTTCCCGTCGCAGATCCTGTGGCTGGTCATCACCTTCGGGCTCTTCTACCTGTTCCTGAAGCGCGTTGTGATGCCGCGTCTTGGCGGCATCATCGATGTCCGCAACGATCGCATCACCCAGGACCTCGACCATGCCGCAAGGCTGAAGGGCGAGGCGGATGCCGCCGTTGCCGCGTATGAGCAGGAACTGGCGGAGGCCAAGGCCAACGCCAACAAGATCGGCCAGCAGGCAAGCGACGCCGCCAAGGCGGACGCCGAAGGCACGCGCAAGAAGCTCGAGGCCGAGCTCGAGAAGAAGCTTGGCGAGGCCGAGGCGAGCATCGCCTCGATCAAGGCCAAGGCGATGAAGGAAGTCGGCACGATCGCCGAGGATACCACGTCGGCCATCGTCGAGGCGCTTGTCGGCGGCAAGGCCGACAAGTCCGAGATCGCGGCCGCGGTCAAATCCGCGAGCCGGTGA
- a CDS encoding F0F1 ATP synthase subunit C, whose product MDATAAAAIGAGIACIGMGGAGIGLGNIFGSYLSGALRNPSAADGQFGRLIFGFAVTEALGIFSLLIALLLVFK is encoded by the coding sequence ATGGACGCAACTGCAGCAGCTGCTATCGGCGCTGGTATCGCCTGCATCGGCATGGGCGGCGCGGGCATCGGCCTCGGCAACATCTTCGGCAGCTACCTCTCGGGCGCGCTCCGCAACCCGTCGGCTGCCGACGGCCAGTTCGGCCGCCTGATCTTCGGCTTCGCCGTGACCGAAGCTCTGGGCATCTTCTCGCTCCTGATCGCTCTGCTCCTGGTCTTCAAGTAA
- a CDS encoding F0F1 ATP synthase subunit A: protein MAAADKVDPIHQFQIHPIIPLHIGGYDVSFTNSSLFMVVTIVLASAFLYWSTASRALIPGRLQSVSEMAYEFVGNMLRDAAGKQGMQFFPLVFSLFMFVLVANLIGLFPYFFTVTSHIIVTFTLAIMVIGTVVVYGFAKHGLGFLKLFVPHGVPGLLLPLVVAIEVISFVSRPVSLSVRLFANMLAGHITLKVFSGFVVSLSALGAVGIAGSILPLAMAVALTALELLVAFLQAYVFAVLTCMYLNDALHPSH, encoded by the coding sequence GTGGCTGCTGCTGACAAGGTCGATCCGATCCACCAGTTCCAGATCCATCCGATCATCCCGCTGCATATCGGCGGCTACGACGTCTCGTTCACCAACTCCTCCCTGTTCATGGTCGTCACGATCGTGCTGGCCTCGGCTTTCCTCTATTGGAGCACGGCCAGCCGCGCCTTGATCCCGGGGCGCCTGCAGTCGGTCTCCGAAATGGCCTATGAGTTCGTCGGCAACATGCTGCGCGATGCCGCCGGCAAGCAGGGCATGCAGTTCTTTCCGCTGGTGTTCTCGCTGTTCATGTTCGTGCTGGTCGCCAACCTGATCGGCCTGTTCCCCTATTTCTTCACCGTCACCAGCCACATCATCGTCACCTTCACGCTGGCAATCATGGTCATCGGCACGGTCGTCGTCTACGGCTTCGCCAAGCACGGTTTGGGCTTCCTCAAGCTGTTCGTGCCGCATGGCGTGCCGGGTCTTCTTCTGCCGCTGGTGGTGGCGATCGAAGTCATCTCCTTCGTCTCGCGTCCGGTCAGCCTCTCGGTTCGTCTTTTCGCCAACATGCTGGCCGGCCACATCACGCTGAAAGTGTTCTCGGGCTTCGTCGTCAGCCTCAGCGCGCTCGGCGCCGTCGGCATCGCCGGTTCCATCCTGCCGCTCGCCATGGCGGTCGCATTGACCGCCCTCGAGCTGCTGGTCGCCTTCCTGCAGGCCTACGTTTTCGCGGTGCTGACCTGCATGTATCTGAACGACGCGCTGCACCCGAGCCACTGA
- a CDS encoding AtpZ/AtpI family protein, with product MADKTGPDGTGETGRGRQPEATIRDDELERRRRDLEASLATRRTDRLEGKDEAKAAAGYGQALKLSSEFIAGVVVGVGLGWIIDRLAGTAPWGLIVGLLLGFGAGILNVLRSAGLAPEFGQGGKPREPKE from the coding sequence ATGGCCGACAAAACCGGGCCAGACGGAACCGGAGAAACCGGCCGCGGCAGGCAGCCAGAAGCCACCATCCGCGACGACGAACTTGAGCGCCGCCGGCGCGATCTCGAAGCATCGCTTGCGACGAGGCGCACGGACCGGCTCGAGGGGAAAGACGAAGCAAAAGCTGCGGCCGGTTACGGTCAGGCGCTGAAACTGTCCAGCGAGTTCATCGCCGGAGTGGTGGTTGGTGTCGGCTTGGGCTGGATCATCGACCGCCTGGCGGGAACAGCGCCTTGGGGTCTGATCGTGGGCCTGCTGCTTGGCTTCGGCGCCGGTATACTCAATGTCCTGCGTTCGGCGGGGCTTGCACCGGAATTCGGTCAGGGCGGCAAGCCGCGCGAGCCGAAAGAATGA
- a CDS encoding cell wall hydrolase, which yields MHRRISMRLAAAAVAKRRSFLSPLVLGLGMWIGFPSVVAYQDMTSLITGLESPSARWNAYIEKSAAGSVHAAEMPFIDSTATGSISGSGVNLPGVGTVAFRGKGIAAGVTPDEDRVVRADKKGRLVQVSPVAPPKNFSAGSIFERTSSLLRPSMDSGLKLTFAKPGIKGKEVQIAQAFHLREDKKPDPDLPAALVALVNNDKPDILATAYAQSAPDYAKASPFEALLQDDPNDGRFIPPMGKGDHAWLQNPLPASVFSKPEQACLAKGIYFEARSEPVRGQAAVAQVILNRVRNPAYPKTICGVVYQNDDWFNRCQFSFACDGRKKTITDQASYKTAQEVAMAVTAGKIFIPEVGSSTHYYANYVHPGWARAMQRMTRIGLHIFYRTYGGGWS from the coding sequence GTGCATCGACGCATTTCCATGCGGCTTGCCGCCGCCGCCGTTGCGAAAAGACGTTCCTTCCTTTCTCCTTTGGTGCTCGGGCTCGGCATGTGGATCGGCTTTCCGTCGGTCGTCGCCTATCAGGATATGACCAGCCTGATCACCGGCCTGGAGTCGCCCAGCGCCCGCTGGAACGCCTATATCGAGAAATCCGCCGCCGGCTCCGTGCATGCCGCAGAAATGCCGTTCATCGATTCCACCGCCACCGGCTCGATCTCCGGCTCCGGCGTCAATCTGCCGGGCGTGGGCACCGTCGCCTTCCGTGGCAAGGGCATCGCCGCGGGCGTCACGCCCGATGAAGATCGAGTCGTGCGCGCCGACAAGAAGGGCCGCCTCGTCCAGGTCTCGCCCGTCGCGCCGCCCAAGAATTTCAGCGCCGGCTCGATCTTCGAGCGCACCTCCTCGCTGCTGCGTCCCTCGATGGACAGCGGCCTGAAGCTCACCTTCGCCAAGCCCGGCATCAAGGGCAAGGAAGTCCAGATCGCCCAAGCCTTCCATCTGCGCGAGGACAAGAAGCCGGATCCGGATCTGCCGGCAGCGCTCGTCGCCCTCGTCAACAACGACAAGCCGGACATCCTCGCCACCGCCTATGCCCAGTCCGCGCCCGACTATGCCAAGGCGTCGCCCTTCGAGGCGCTGCTGCAGGACGATCCGAATGACGGCCGTTTCATCCCGCCGATGGGCAAGGGCGACCATGCCTGGCTGCAGAACCCGCTGCCGGCCAGCGTCTTTTCCAAGCCCGAGCAGGCCTGCCTTGCGAAGGGCATCTATTTCGAGGCGCGCAGCGAGCCCGTCCGCGGCCAGGCGGCGGTCGCCCAGGTGATCCTGAACCGCGTCCGCAACCCGGCCTATCCGAAGACGATCTGCGGCGTCGTCTACCAGAACGACGACTGGTTCAATCGCTGCCAATTCTCCTTCGCCTGCGACGGCAGGAAGAAGACCATCACCGACCAGGCTTCCTACAAGACCGCGCAGGAGGTCGCCATGGCGGTGACCGCCGGCAAGATCTTCATTCCCGAGGTCGGCTCGTCGACGCATTACTATGCCAACTACGTCCATCCCGGCTGGGCGCGCGCCATGCAGCGCATGACCAGGATCGGCCTGCACATCTTCTACCGCACCTATGGCGGCGGCTGGAGCTGA
- a CDS encoding MFS transporter — protein sequence MSAIVTRSDCQQPNAAAVTSARRAFGPNHRWKVLGIGVAANAGFSATFSGIPATAVAMRQGYHLDNASLGLALGLLGLGVALSELPWGVLTDRWGDRRVLLTGLGATAAWLLIMALLVVPTKMAVPGVTLLSVSLLVAGLLGGSVNGSSGRAIMGWFGEGERGFAMSIRQTAVPLGGGLGALVLPSLALALGFTAVFGLLAAVSALSACFAWRWLHEPPVEGGSHAAAATTGPAPLRNIEVWRISSAIRLLCFPQVAVLTFASVFLHDFAGMGTWVTSTSLAAVQTGAMVMRVWSGRFTDRHGNRRPFLKVCSALSAFAFLVLWLLVIGTAAIPTLLPLLPLAVVVAGIFVSAWHGVAYTELATLAGAGHVGTALSLANSFVFVGFCLVPIAIPWLLVAFAWPGVWLAAAICAALAWPIFLRQI from the coding sequence ATGTCCGCCATCGTCACACGCAGCGACTGCCAACAGCCTAATGCAGCCGCCGTCACCTCCGCGCGCCGCGCCTTCGGTCCCAACCATCGCTGGAAGGTGCTCGGCATCGGCGTTGCGGCCAATGCCGGCTTCTCCGCCACCTTCTCCGGCATTCCGGCGACTGCGGTGGCGATGCGCCAGGGCTACCACCTCGACAATGCCTCGCTGGGCCTCGCGCTTGGGCTTCTCGGCCTCGGCGTGGCGCTGAGCGAACTGCCCTGGGGCGTGCTCACCGACCGCTGGGGTGACCGCCGCGTGCTCCTGACCGGGCTCGGCGCGACGGCTGCATGGCTTCTCATCATGGCGCTGCTCGTCGTGCCGACGAAAATGGCCGTTCCCGGCGTCACGCTTCTGTCGGTGAGCCTGCTTGTCGCCGGCTTGCTCGGCGGCAGCGTCAACGGCTCCAGCGGCCGCGCCATCATGGGCTGGTTCGGCGAGGGCGAGCGCGGCTTCGCCATGAGCATCAGGCAGACGGCGGTGCCGCTCGGCGGCGGGCTGGGCGCGCTTGTCCTGCCGTCGCTGGCGCTGGCCCTGGGCTTTACCGCGGTCTTCGGCCTGCTTGCGGCCGTCTCCGCGCTCTCGGCCTGTTTCGCCTGGCGCTGGCTGCACGAGCCGCCGGTGGAAGGCGGCAGTCACGCCGCCGCGGCGACAACCGGCCCGGCGCCTTTGCGCAACATCGAGGTCTGGCGCATTTCGAGCGCCATTCGGCTGCTTTGCTTCCCGCAGGTCGCGGTGCTGACCTTCGCCTCGGTCTTTCTGCATGACTTTGCCGGCATGGGCACATGGGTGACCAGCACCAGCCTCGCCGCCGTGCAGACTGGCGCCATGGTGATGCGCGTCTGGAGCGGCCGCTTCACCGACCGCCACGGCAACCGCCGCCCGTTCCTGAAAGTCTGCAGCGCGCTGAGCGCATTTGCCTTCCTGGTGCTGTGGCTGCTGGTGATCGGCACCGCCGCAATCCCCACGCTGCTGCCGCTGCTGCCATTGGCGGTCGTCGTCGCCGGCATATTCGTCTCCGCCTGGCACGGCGTCGCCTATACCGAGCTTGCCACACTTGCCGGCGCCGGCCATGTCGGCACCGCGCTCAGCCTCGCCAACAGCTTTGTGTTCGTCGGCTTCTGCCTGGTGCCGATCGCCATTCCGTGGCTGCTGGTGGCTTTTGCATGGCCCGGCGTTTGGCTCGCGGCCGCGATCTGCGCGGCGCTCGCCTGGCCGATCTTCCTGCGCCAGATCTGA
- a CDS encoding LysR substrate-binding domain-containing protein codes for MRRVTFDLDVLRTFVTGMELGSFAKAAERLGRSTSAASAQLKKLEEQADTPIFRKAGRGLALTEAGETMLGYARRLIELNDEAASAIRDVELEGWVRLGLQEDFGEAVLPDVLGRFARAHPKVRIEARIGRSHDLVERVLSGNLDIALAWHDGTTLPYSRHVADVQSRWIGPAKPIEVGPRNGEPLPLVVFEAPCLLRTVATETLDRAGMPWRMAFSSPSLGGIWAAVAAGLGLTIRTDIGLPANVRAIAPGVLGLPALPMMALHLHQKDAELDPVAARLAEILLQAALETLPEGRKRKDCLEWLRYRAVRHPRAEQGAKRRAQTRGSMP; via the coding sequence ATGCGCCGCGTCACGTTCGACCTCGATGTCCTCAGAACCTTCGTCACCGGCATGGAGCTGGGCAGCTTCGCCAAGGCGGCCGAACGGCTGGGACGCTCGACATCAGCGGCCAGCGCCCAATTGAAGAAGCTGGAAGAGCAGGCGGATACGCCGATCTTCCGCAAGGCGGGGCGCGGCCTGGCGCTGACCGAAGCCGGCGAAACCATGCTCGGCTATGCGCGGCGGCTGATCGAGCTCAACGACGAGGCGGCCTCCGCCATTCGCGACGTCGAGCTGGAAGGCTGGGTGCGGCTCGGCCTGCAGGAGGATTTCGGCGAGGCCGTGCTGCCCGACGTGCTTGGCCGCTTCGCCCGCGCCCATCCCAAGGTGCGCATCGAGGCGCGGATCGGACGCAGCCACGACCTCGTCGAACGCGTCCTGTCCGGCAATCTTGACATCGCGCTCGCCTGGCATGACGGCACCACCCTGCCCTACAGCCGCCACGTCGCCGATGTGCAGTCGCGCTGGATCGGCCCGGCAAAGCCGATCGAGGTCGGTCCGCGCAATGGCGAGCCGCTGCCGCTGGTGGTGTTCGAGGCGCCGTGCCTGTTGCGCACTGTCGCGACGGAAACGCTCGACCGCGCCGGCATGCCCTGGCGCATGGCATTCTCCAGCCCCAGTCTCGGCGGCATCTGGGCGGCGGTGGCGGCCGGCCTCGGCCTGACGATCCGAACCGATATCGGCCTGCCCGCCAATGTCAGGGCGATCGCGCCGGGCGTATTGGGGCTTCCCGCCCTGCCGATGATGGCGCTGCATCTACACCAGAAGGACGCCGAGCTCGACCCGGTCGCGGCGCGGCTGGCGGAGATTCTTTTGCAGGCGGCACTGGAGACATTGCCGGAGGGGCGGAAACGAAAGGATTGCTTAGAGTGGCTTAGGTACCGCGCGGTTCGTCATCCACGGGCGGAGCAAGGAGCGAAGCGACGCGCGCAGACCCGAGGATCCATGCCGTGA